A genomic window from Cucumis melo cultivar AY chromosome 8, USDA_Cmelo_AY_1.0, whole genome shotgun sequence includes:
- the LOC127150697 gene encoding amino acid permease 3-like, which yields MSFTYSTIGLGLGVAQITANGKIGGSLTGISIGTVTQTQKVWRSFQALGDIAFAYSYSIILIEIQDTLKSPPSEAKTMKKATLVSVSVTTLFYMLCGAAGYAPFGHMAPGNLLTGFGIPIEMSLCVESMLPFDFATSSTSMTLMLSISPLSYSYGWLLEGSNKLDQ from the exons ATGTCTTTTACTTACTCAACTATTGGACTTGGCCTTGGAGTTGCTCAAATTACTG CAAATGGAAAAATTGGAGGGAGCTTGACTGGAATTAGCATAGGAACTGTCACTCAAACACAAAAAGTATGGAGGAGCTTCCAAGCTCttggagacattgcttttgcctACTCATACTCGATTATCCTCATTGAAATTCAG GACACTCTAAAATCTCCACCTTCAGAGGCTAAGACAATGAAGAAGGCAACTCTAGTGAGTGTGTCGGTGACAACGCTTTTTTATATGTTGTGTGGCGCTGCTGGCTACGCACCATTCGGGCACATGGCACCGGGAAACCTACTCACTGGGTTCGG gattccaattgaaatgagcTTATGTGTGGAGTCCATGCTTCCATTCGATTTTGCAACTTCTTCAACATCAATGACTCTAATGCTTTCTATTTCTCCCCTTAGTTATAGTTATGGTTGGCTTTTAGAAG GTTCTAATAAACTTGACCAATGA